Proteins encoded by one window of Fusarium graminearum PH-1 chromosome 1, whole genome shotgun sequence:
- a CDS encoding nuclear GTP-binding protein NUG1 produces MAGSITKPKKPKSKRTPVRLRHKIQKASAAKQKKERKLAKKNPEWRTKLKKDPGIPNLFPYKQKLLDEIEENRIKKAELAQRRKELTKAAKTGATDDNAMTDVQVDVSDEMEEDEELDDDVDESNPMAALIASARAAAATYDRQLADDDDMDDDDESDDSDNDHGPEMSIGQASSRKTYDRVFKQVVEQADVVLYVLDARDPEGTRSREVERQIMASPDKRLILIINKCDLIPPKVLRDWLVYLRRYFPTLPLRASGAAPNAHTFNHRDLTVQSTSATLFKALKSFAASRQLKRAVSVGVIGYPNVGKSSVINALLSRMSGKGGSSSKACPAGAEAGVTTSIRSVKIDSKLTLLDSPGVVFPSSSSTQSAGLVSLKNATEAHAHLVLLNAVPPKQIDDPIPAVTLLLKRLSASPDLIQKLTNVYDIPALLPNRADGDFTTDFLVQVARKRGRLGRGGIPNLPAAAMTVVTDWRDGRIQGWVEPPVLAVGSTATAAKPTIKNAGEDDIAPDQKQIVTEWAAEFKLEGLWGDNSADVDEAMEE; encoded by the exons ATGGCCGGCTCAATCACTAAGCCCAAGA agcccaagtccaagcgAACTCCCGTTCGTCTTCGTCACAAGATCCAAAAGGCTTCCGCcgcaaagcaaaagaaggaGCGCAAGCTCGCAAAGAAGAATCCCGAATGGCGAACAAAGCTAAAGAAGGACCCTGGTATTCCCAACTTGTTCCCCTACAAGCAAAAACTGCTGGATGAGATCGAGGAGAACcgcatcaagaaggccgagcttgcgcaaagaagaaaggaattGACCAAGGCCGCAAAGACTGGCGCCACAGACGACAATGCTATGACCGACGTTCAGGTCGACGTTtctgatgagatggaggaggatgaggagttGGACGACGATGTCGACGAGTCAAACCCCATGGCTGCTCTTATCGCCAGTGCTCGCGCTGCTGCCGCTACCTATGACCGACAGCTtgctgacgacgacgatatggatgacgacgacgagagtGATGATTCCGACAACGATCACGGCCCTGAGATGTCCATTGGTCAGGCCTCTTCAAGGAAGACTTACGACAGAGTCTTCAAgcaggttgttgagcaagCCGATGTCGTCCTTTACGTCCTTGACGCCCGCGACCCCGAGGGCACCCGTTCTCGCGAGGTCGAGCGCCAGATTATGGCCTCTCCCGACAAGCGTTTAATCCtaatcatcaacaagtgcGATTTGATCCCTCCCAAGGTTCTCCGAGACTGGCTTGTCTACCTGCGCCGCTACTTCCCTACTCTGCCTCTCCGAGCTTCTGGCGCCGCTCCCAACGCACACACTTTCAACCACCGCGACTTGACTGTTCAGAGCACCTCTGCTACACTCTTCAAAGCTCTCAAGAGCTTCGCCGCCAGCCGACAACTCAAGCGTGCTGTTTCCGTCGGTGTTATTGGTTACCCCAACGTGGGTAAGAGCTCAGTCATCAACGCTCTTCTTTCAAGGATGAGCGGAAAGGGTGGTAGCTCTTCAAAGGCCTGCCCTGCCGGTGCCGAGGCTGGTGTTACTACGAGCATTCGctctgtcaagattgacagCAAGctcactcttctcgactCCCCCGGTGTCGTCTTcccctcatcctcctcgacaCAGTCTGCCGGTCTTGTCTCTCTCAAGAACGCCACCGAGGCACACGCTCACCTGGTCCTTCTCAACGCTGTTCCTCCCAAGCAGATCGACGACCCCATCCCTGCTGTCACCCTTCTCTTGAAGCGcctttctgcttctcctgaTCTTATTCAGAAGCTCACAAACGTCTACGACATTCCTGCCCTGCTACCTAACCGCGCTGACGGCGATTTCACCACTGATTTCCTTGTCCAGGTCGCCCGCAAGCGAGGTCGCCTGGGTCGTGGTGGCATCCCCAACCTTCCTGCTGCCGCCATGACAGTTGTTACTGACTGGCGTGACGGTCGCATCCAGGGATGGGTCGAGCCTCCCGTTCTTGCCGTCGGATCTACAGCCACCGCTGCCAAGCCAACCATCAAGAACGCTGGCGAGGATGATATCGCCCCTGATCAGAAGCAGATTGTTACCGAGTGGGCTGCCGAATTCAAACTCGAGGGTCTATGGGGCGACAACAGTGCTGACGTCGATGAGGCTATGGAGGAGTAA
- a CDS encoding serine/threonine-protein kinase cot-1, protein MDPNNSNNRLYLNFGNGNDRLTASDRTAYPTTPSTFPQPVFPSASSGQQSGGLQPQQQQQQQFAGGYAPQGYFNQNQYAQYGGQQPQQNDYQQGAGYQQRSNTPGTNDPNTGLAHQFSHQNLGGAARGQAYARGPSPGQRPRTAGSSGQQPGYNYMNAPPMPGQSSAPGEEFQRAPERNPDRYGTNANSNQKKCSQLAADFFKDSVKRARERNQRQSELEQKLQDPTQGAARREQLWSTAGRKEGQYLRFLRTKDKPENYNTVKIIGKGAFGEVKLVQKKGDGKVYAMKSLIKTEMFKKDQLAHVRSERDILAESDSPWVVKLYTTFQDSYFLYMLMEFLPGGDLMTMLIKYEIFSEDITRFYIAEIVLAIEAVHKLGFIHRDIKPDNILLDRGGHVKLTDFGLSTGFHRLHDNNYYQQLLQGRSNKPRDRNSVAIDQINLTVSNRSQINDWRRSRRLMAYSTVGTPDYIAPEIFTGHGYTFDCDWWSLGTIMFECLVGWPPFCAEDSHDTYRKIVNWRQTLYFPDDITLGTDAEHLIRSGAHEIKSHAFFRGVEFDSLRRIRAPFEPRLTSNIDTTYFPTDEIDQTDNATVLKAQAIQSGRQVEESPEMSLPFIGYTFKRFDNNFR, encoded by the exons ATGGATCCCAACAACAGTAACAATCGCCTCTATCTCAActttggcaatggcaacgaTCGTTTGACCGCCTCGGATAGGACTGCCTATCCCACTACGCCTTCGACATTTCCCCAGCCCGTTTTCCCTTCAGCATCTTCTGGCCAACAGTCTGGAGGATTgcagcctcagcaacagcagcagcagcagtttgCTGGTGGCTATGCGCCCCAGGGCTACTTTAACCAGAACCAATATGCTCAGTATGGCggccagcagccgcagcagaACGATTATCAGCAGGGCGCTGGGTACCAACAACGATCCAACACACCGGGCACCAACGACCCCAACACCGGTCTCGCCCATCAGTTCTCCCACCAGAATCTTGGTGGCGCTGCTCGAGGGCAGGCTTATGCCAGAGGTCCTTCGCCGGGTCAGCGTCCCAGAACTGCTGGCAGTTCAGGACAACAGCCTGGTTACAACTACATGAACGCCCCTCCCATGCCTGGCCAATCCTCCGCCCCCGGCGAAGAATTTCAACGAGCACCGGAGCGAAATCCCGATAGATATGgcaccaacgccaacagcAACCAGAAGAAATGCTCTCAGCTTGCtgccgacttcttcaaggATAGTGTCAAGAGAGCACGCGAGCGCAACCAAAG ACAGAGCGAACTGGAGCAGAAGCTTCAGGACCCTACGCAAGGCGCGGCCAGACGCGAGCAGCTCTGGTCCACCGCTGGCAGGAAAGAAGGCCAGTACCTGCGTTTCCTGCGTACCAAGGACAAGCCCGAGAACTACAACactgtcaagatcatcggaAAGGGTGCCTTCGGAGAGGTCAAACTTGTGCAAAAGAAGGGAGATGGCAAGGTTTATGCCATGAAGTCACTCATCAAGACAGAAATGTTCAAGAAGGATCAGCTTGCTCACGTTCGATCAGAGCGAGACATTCTCGCCGAGTCGGACAGTCCATGGGTTGTCAAGCTATACACCACCTTCCAGGACTCGTACTTCCTATACATGCTAATGGAGTTCTTGCCTGGTGGAGATCTCATGACGATGCTGATCAAGTACGAAATCTTCTCCGAAGATATTACTCGCTTCTACATTGCAGAGATTGTTCTTGCCATTGAAGCTGTGCACAAGCTAGGCTTCATCCATCG TGACATCAAGCCCGacaacattcttcttgaccGAGGCGGTCACGTCAAGCTTACCGATTTCGGTCTGTCAACAGGTTTCCATAGACTTCATGACAACAACTATTATCAGCAGCTCCTTCAGGGACGATCTAACAAGCCGCGCGACCGTAACTCTGTTGCCATTGATCAGATTAACCTTACGGTCAGCAACCGATCTCAGATCAACGACTGGCGACGATCCCGAAGACTGATGGCTTACTCAACTGTTGGAACCCCTGACTACATCGCCCCCGAGATTTTCACTGGACATGGCTACACCTTTGACTGCGATTGGTGGTCACTGGGTACCATCATGTTCGAGTGTCTGGTTGGCTGGCCTCCATTCTGTGCTGAGGATAGCCATGACACCTACCGCAAGATCGTGAACTGGAGACAGACGCTCTACTTCCCTGACGACATAACACTCGGCACCGATGCGGAGCACCTGATCCGAAG TGGCGCGCATGAGATTAAGAGCCATGCTTTCTTCCGCGGCGTCGAGTTTGACAGCCTGCGCCGTATTCGCGCACCTTTCGAGCCCCGCCTCACTTCCAACATTGACACCACCTACTTCCCTACCGATGAGATTGACCAGACTGATAATGCTACTGTCCTGAAGGCTCAGGCCATCCAGTCAGGCCGACAGGTTGAGGAGTCCCCCGAGATGAGCTTGCCCTTCATTGGCTACACATTCAAGCGGTTTGATAACAACTTCCGGTAA
- a CDS encoding import inner membrane translocase subunit TIM54: MADSNPPAQQPAAGTGATYKAPSPKPQQNPALRMMGLPNLPRKLPSRNWLIFWAVTGSISAAIIYDKREKKRATAKWKHVVAPLANDLIPSASHLPRKLTIYLESPPGDGLRVAQDHFIEYAKPVLAASGLDWEFVQGRQQGDVRAAVAEKIRRDRRQHERPTEEDLQTDEAITAALRKKNNIPEYDGVQGDIVFGLHTWKEYMRGLHEGWLGPLDAPAKPETETKPAAIEAAVETAKVEGEQAEEKKDGSKEEEKKDEEKKPERPPQPVPYNTTADYPLASLPAQIPAEFSPSNPIPLPHRLGFRHTFVRLNRFFNRRKLADEIGREVAAVCFAASSREWREADGQYEQQLVLKHEENDWVKSVWKTEEPATTDDDNAATIPAGPPKEKIWPAPIVIDPRLAQRMRRFEMTSEVEARAAQVKVSEAEVEGWIKGSFRSLWNWTVESVTTKPMRPNVGNVDGDE; the protein is encoded by the coding sequence ATGGCTGACTCCAATCCCCCAGCGCAGCAGCCTGCTGCTGGCACCGGCGCAACCTACAAGGCCCCCAGTCCTAAACCGCAACAGAATCCAGCTCTTCGAATGATGGGCCTGCCAAATCTTCCTCGAAAACTCCCGTCACGAAACTGGCTCATCTTTTGGGCTGTTACTGGTTCTATTTCAGCGGCTATTATCTACGATAAgcgcgagaagaagagggccaCAGCCAAGTGGAAGCATGTCGTCGCTCCTCTTGCGAATGATTTAATCCCCTCAGCAAGCCATCTTCCTCGCAAGTTGACGATCTACCTCGAATCACCCCCTGGAGACGGTCTACGTGTTGCGCAGGACCACTTTATCGAGTATGCGAAGCCGGTTCTGGCCGCCTCTGGTCTTGACTGGGAATTCGTCCAGGGAAGGCAGCAGGGCGATGTGAGAGCAGCTGTGGCAGAGAAGATTCGTCGGGACAGAAGGCAGCATGAGCGACCAACCGAAGAGGATCTACAAACAGATGAGGCTATAACAGCGgctttgagaaagaagaacaacatACCAGAATATGACGGCGTCCAGGGTGATATCGTCTTCGGCTTACATACATGGAAGGAGTATATGAGAGGCTTACACGAAGGCTGGCTCGGCCCACTCGATGCTCCTGCAAAACCCGAAACAGAAACGAAACCTGCGGCTATCGAGGCAGCTGTTGAGAccgccaaggtcgagggtGAGcaagctgaggagaagaaggatgggtccaaggaggaagagaagaaagacgaagagaagaagcccgaACGACCGCCCCAACCAGTCCCTTacaacaccaccgccgaCTACCCTCTCGCCAGTCTCCCTGCCCAGATTCCCGCCGAGTTCTCTCCTTCAAACCCCATTCCTCTACCCCACCGCCTCGGTTTCCGCCACACTTTCGTTCGTCTGAACCGCTTCTTCAACCGCCGCAAGCTCGCCGATGAGATCGGCCGTGAAGTCGCCGCCGTATGCTTCGCCGCTTCCTCCCGCGAATGGCGCGAGGCCGATGGTCAGTACGAGCAGCAGCTCGTCCTCAAGCACGAGGAGAATGACTGGGTCAAGTCAGTGTGGAAGACTGAGGAGCCTGCCACGACAGACGACGATAACGCTGCAACCATTCCTGCCGGGCCtcccaaggagaagatctGGCCCGCACCAATTGTTATTGATCCTCGCTTGGCGCAGCGCATGCGGCGTTTCGAGATGACCTCTGAGGTCGAGGCTCGCGCCGCTCAAGTCAAGGTTTCCGAGGCCGAGGTTGAGGGTTGGATCAAGGGAAGCTTCCGCAGCTTGTGGAACTGGACTGTTGAATCCGTGACCACCAAGCCCATGCGGCCCAATGTTGGCAACGTGGACGGCGATGAGTAA